Proteins co-encoded in one Aspergillus luchuensis IFO 4308 DNA, chromosome 6, nearly complete sequence genomic window:
- a CDS encoding uncharacterized protein (TransMembrane:1 (i44-64o)): protein MSFLHRRRNRARRLSLYLASKSRVPRSLHSLSTSLPLSPRIANLVRITVCILPGLLFLMDSLAIELSGLIELPESCLLALVAAMFSRPRSGVASTHLGPH from the coding sequence ATGTCCTTCCTTCATCGCCGGCGGAATCGTGCACGACGTCTCTCTTTGTATCTTGCATCGAAGTCACGAGTGCCGCGCTCccttcattctctctctacctctctacctctctctcctcgGATCGCCAACCTAGTTCGCATTACCGTCTGCATTCTGCCTGGCCTGTTATTTCTCATGGATAGTCTAGCGATTGAGCTGAGCGGGTTGATTGAGCTTCCTGAGTCGTGTCTTTTGGCGTTAGTTGCTGCAATGTTTTCGCGGCCACGGTCCGGGGTCGCCTCCACTCATTTAGGCCCCCATTGA
- a CDS encoding putative C6 finger domain protein (COG:S;~EggNog:ENOG410PG1A;~InterPro:IPR001138;~go_function: GO:0000981 - DNA-binding transcription factor activity, RNA polymerase II-specific [Evidence IEA];~go_function: GO:0008270 - zinc ion binding [Evidence IEA];~go_process: GO:0006355 - regulation of transcription, DNA-templated [Evidence IEA]) — protein MQAVHYEQHAAPGESPAYTDHRAPPQEPSPRSSVPKNVAFELLLDENSKVRARIPMRVQIYPHDTTDSIVTTVKNFYGIYDGAASGVSFEDEQGITLIARYENLRNNMTVYVRVIPVQAYTEGYGDRFYGHLPADARKRPSLGEPFQMPPAMPPAQVLEHGQPPSRPASRLARKRSISPSGRSRRSASQNKQSSRVGNKSRGSSTHGSFHEEGTPGYSDSEGGYSGTKKSRTEQFGSSDISMENILQDGRRKRPKFESSELPLFVPPQVPLTTSTSSISPQRRSIGQEGAISPFARPTQRPYNQQPLPSPQSYGYNEQIYNVNPVRNPVYATPVVPEHGHRLRDRATTQSSGGQYSNQAGRGGGPGILPTPDPTIASCISDEDVAMQLIRLGDASNFSHGRTSASTLDDAFSGAADAASSTGATSDGDDYSDDDDDLPARSKQRLDSSPMLPPGATKHTHKHLDDILPSFDSSDGSYDGYDEDYQHEELNDTLVRHDMEEDTLYRDAPKSKKAKTRPTHAATSTKARGPKPAPVRPNKSSKPAANGAAARKVKATSTTATQKTAVSPQMMSPVPVRKTSTSSVNFQHQLAADEEDLSTKPRCQRCRKSKKGCDRQRPCGRCKDAGIGIEGCISEDEGNGRKGRYGRHMGVPVKKAFDATPNGVETQSIVAAIPVTTAASVDKNKKRKR, from the exons ATGCAGGCTGTCCACTACGAACAGCATGCTGCCCCTGGGGAGTCGCCTGCCTACACCGACCATCGTGCGCCGCCTCAGGAACCCTCCCCTCGGAGCTCGGTTCCTAAGAACGTCGCCTTTGAGCTACTTCTCGATGAGAACTCCAAGGTCCGGGCCCGCATACCGATGCGGGTACAGATCTATCCTCATGACACAACGGATTCCATTGTGACTACGGTTAAGAATTTTTACGGCATCTACGACGGTGCTGCGAGCGGTGTCAGCTTCGAAGATGAGCAAGGTATCACCCTCATTGCCAGGTATGAGAATCTACGGAACAACATGACTGTTTATGTGCGGGTTATCCCCGTCCAGGCGTACACAGAGGGCTACGGCGATCGCTTTTATGGGCACCTTCCAGCCGATGCCCGCAAGCGTCCCAGCTTAGGGGAGCCCTTCCAGATGCCGCCGGCCATGCCGCCGGCGCAGGTCTTGGAACACGGCCAACCACCTTCTCGGCCGGCGTCGCGGCTGGCTCGGAAACGCAGTATATCCCCGTCTGGTCGCAGCCGTCGTAGCGCATCCCAGAACAAGCAGTCGTCTCGGGTAGGCAACAAGAGCAGAGGCTCGAGCACTCATGGCAGCTTCCACGAGGAGGGTACCCCTGGTTATAGCGATAGTGAGGGTGGCTACTCTGGGACGAAGAAGTCCCGAACCGAGCAGTTTGGCAGCTCAGATATCAGCATGGAAAACATCCTCCAAGATGGCCGCCGGAAGCGGCCCAAGTTTGAAAGTTCG GAATTGCCTTTGTTCGTTCCTCCCCAGGTCCCGCTTACAACCTCCACGTCGTCGATCTCGCCCCAACGCCGGTCAATCGGTCAGGAAGGGGCCATCTCACCTTTCGCACGTCCCACCCAGCGCCCATACAACCAACAACCATTGCCGTCTCCACAGAGCTATGGATACAATGAGCAAATCTATAACGTCAATCCGGTGCGCAATCCGGTGTACGCTACCCCTGTGGTTCCTGAGCATGGCCACCGGCTGCGCGACCGAGCCACGACCCAGTCTTCTGGTGGGCAGTATAGCAACCAGGCTGGTCGGGGCGGCGGCCCGGgcatcctccccaccccggATCCTACCATTGCCAGCTGTATCTCTGACGAGGATGTTGCTATGCAATTGATTCGTCTGGGAGACGCATCTAATTTCTCGCATGGCCGTACTTCTGCCTCCACGCTTGATGATGCCTTCAGCGGTGCCGCCGATGCTGCATCGTCGACGGGCGCAACCAGCGATGGTGATGACTAcagcgatgatgacgatgatctgCCCGCTCGGTCCAAGCAGCGGCTCGACTCCAGCCCCATGCTCCCACCCGGTGCCACCAAGCACACACACAAGCATCTGGACGATATCCTTCCCAGCTTTGACAGCTCTGATGGAAGTTACGACGGCTACGATGAGGATTACCAACATGAAGAGTTGAACGACACCTTGGTGAGGCATGATATGGAGGAGGATACGCTCTACCGGGACGCTCCCAAGTccaagaaggcgaagacTCGGCCCACCCATGctgccacctccaccaaggcGCGCGGGCCCAAGCCAGCACCCGTGCGTCCGAATAAGAGCAGCAAGCCAGCGGCTAATGGGGCCGCCGCCCGTAAAGTCAAGGCGACGTCTACCACGGCGACTCAGAAAACGGCGGTATCACCGCAGATGATGAGCCCTGTGCCGGTCCGCAAAACCTCGACTTCGTCCGTCAActtccagcaccagctcgccgccgacgaggaggacttGTCGACCAAGCCGCGTTGCCAACGATGCcggaagagcaagaagggCTGCGATCGGCAACGCCCTTGCGGCCGATGCAAGGATGCTGGCATCGGCATCGAAGGGTGCATCAGCGAAGACGAAGGAAACGGTCGCAAAGGCCGCTATGGTCGCCACATGGGGGTCCCTGTCAAGAAAGCATTCGACGCCACTCCGAATGGAGTCGAGACGCAATCCATCGTGGCCGCTATTCCGGTGACCACGGCGGCTAGCGTGGATaagaacaagaagcgcaagcgttAG
- a CDS encoding cyclin family protein (COG:D;~EggNog:ENOG410PGIE;~InterPro:IPR036915,IPR006671,IPR004367,IPR039361, IPR013763;~PFAM:PF02984,PF00134): MFQNGANKGAAKRAAFGDVSNTAKPIAGRDDISLAGKKQTKGAEKAALIVEKKASLAQPAQRPMSMAGMKGLLNNVPNAKPIEPSKQIALQQQTANARKISNKRATVFKDASEPSNNKCEITSKETNTELEEGDNKASLAQAPAAAKRTTTKEEATHKEPKPVLEDAEEPSIVDSEVDEAEKALLEVDDDHCKVQDHSEDPKPRELPAAPEVPEPNRVAKAHRDSASTSHAPAQSEPEDWDEEDEHEEEDGYITARSYRSRGENTTGGATTVLFPKFTQQVRRELALAEQVVEATRTEEDIEDEWYDTSMVAEYSEEIFEYMREQEIKMLPNAHYMDNQAEIQWSMRSVLMDWVVQVHYRFSLLPETLFLCVNYIDRFLSCKIVSLGKLQLVGATAIFIAAKYEEINCPSVQEIVYMVDGGYSMDEILKAERFMLSMLQFELGWPGPMSFLRRISKADDYDLETRTLAKYFLEITVMDERFVGSPASFVAAGAHCLARLMLRKGTWTPAHAHYAGYTYTQLLPLISLMVECCENPRKHHGSIYEKFSDKRYKRASLFVENEMRKGFIVPEQARDSSYSDRNASTEPAPYWKRA, translated from the exons ATGTTCCAGAACGGCGCTAACAAAGGTGCGGCCAAGCGGGCTGCTTTTGGCGATGTCAGCAACACGGCCAAACCAATTGCCGGTCGCGATGATATCTCCCTGGCGGGCAAGAAGCAGACCAAAGGGGCAGAGAAGGCGGCGTTGATCgtcgagaagaaggccagcCTGGCGCAGCCAGCTCAGCGGCCCATGTCAATGGCTGGTATGAAAGGCCTCTTGAACAATGTTCCCAACGCCAAACCCATTGAACCTTCCAAGCAAATCGccttgcagcagcaaacTGCAAATGCTAGAAAGATCTCAAACAAGCGGGCTACAGTATTCAAAGACGCGTCGGAACCGTCGAACAACAAATGCGAAATTACATCCAAGGAAACCAACACCGAACTCGAGGAAGGGGACAACAAGGCATCCCTTGCACAGGCGCCCGCAGCTGCGAAGCGGACCACTACGAAGGAGGAAGCTACACACAAAGAACCGAAGCCAGTCCTGGAAGACGCCGAAGAGCCTTCCATTGTGGACTCTGAGGTGGACGAGGCAGAGAAGGCTTTGctggaggttgatgatgatcattgCAAGGTCCAGGATCATAGCGAGGATCCCAAGCCCCGCGAGCTTCCCGCTGCGCCGGAGGTTCCTGAACCTAACCGTGTCGCGAAGGCTCATCGTGACTCTGCCTCGACCTCGCATGCACCAGCACAGTCGGAGCCGGAAGattgggatgaagaggacgagcatgaggaggaagatgggtATATCACTGCTCGCTCCTACCGCTCTCGCGGCGAAAATACCACCGGGGGTGCCACCACAGTGCTTTTCCCCAAATTCACCCAGCAAGTCCGACGCGAACTAGCTCTCGCGGAGCAGGTCGTGGAGGCCACACGGACTGAGGAAGACATTGAAGATGAATGGTACGATACAAGCATGGTTGCTGAGTACAGCGAGGAGATTTTCGAATACATGAGAGAACAAGAG ATCAAGATGCTACCCAATGCTCACTATATGGATAACCAAGCCGAGATCCAATGGTCTATGCGGTCTGTGCTTATGGACTGGGTCGTGCAGGTCCACTATCGGTTCTCTTTGCTTCCCGAGACCCTCTTTCTGTGTGTCAACTACATCGAccgctttctttcttgcaAGATCGTGTCCCTGGGCAAACTTCAGCTTGTGGGTGCCactgccatcttcatcgccGCCAAGTATGAGGAGATCAACTGCCCGTCCGTGCAGGAAATTGTCTACATGGTAGATGGAGGATATTCCATGGACGAGATTCTCAAAGCTGAGCGTTTCATGTTGAGCATGTTGCAGTTCGAGCTGGGATGGCCTGGCCCGATGAGTTTCCTGCGGAGGATCAGCAAAGCCGATGACTACGACTTGGAGACGCGCACTCTTGCCAAGTACTTCTTGGAGATCACCGTCATGGATGAGCGTTTTGTCGGAAGCCCCGCGAGCTTCGTTGCCGCTGGCGCTCACTGCCTGGCTAGGCTCATGCTGCGGAAGGGAACCTGG ACTCCCGCCCACGCCCACTATGCCGGATACACTTACACGCAGCTTCTCCCACTCATTTCTCTCATGGTGGAATGCTGCGAGAACCCTCGCAAGCACCACGGCTCTATCTACGAGAAATTCTCTGACAAACGCTACAAGCGCGCTTCTCTGTTCGTTGAGAACGAGATGAGAAAGGGGTTCATTGTCCCAGAGCAGGCCAGAGATAGCTCTTATTCCGATCGCAACGCATCAACTGAACCAGCGCCCTACTGGAAGCGCGCATAG